The segment CAATTCAAGTAGCTGAAGTACATAAAATGTCACGAAATTGGCACAAGAGTGTTTTCCTCTCGCATTGATGATGAGACGAGTGCAATGTTCTCACCTCTGGGGGGTCCGCACTTTTTACGCTTTTAATGGAATAAAGAGGTTAACTAAGTAGTTTACATGTGAgatttttgggaaaatatttGCGTCTGTGGTAAAAAAAAGGGAACCCTTTTTGCTTCGACATTGCaacattttaatagaatttaatcTTCTTATGTACACTTGACTGAATATTTATcgcataaatttgtttaataaggAAATCGATTACGcgcaactttattttaatgttcagTTGATTTTTAGGTAATGAGTGCttctgttgaaaaatttggtgTCTCACGATGATttataatcgaaaaaaatatcaaagacaTCGTaagatgaattaaaattagtagaaggctttttgatgaaatttaaaaaaaattgcaaatattttagaaaaatttagaaaaaattttgattcaaaaaaattattttttttttaatattttaagctaaaaaaataatttaattttaatttatttaatttaatttattttattttaaattttaattattttaattaattgaattaaatttttataacaaaaaaaaaaataaaaaattattaaaaatttttaaacaataaatgcaaaaaattaaatttatcaattatttattgaaacatttttcaaaataaatccttaaaataattagaagaaaaaaaatattttctaccaatattaaggaaatattttcaaatttaaaaaatattttttttattaattttcattgattttttttaataaataaattttttctcacgtctgaaatttaaaaaaaattgctcaaaacattttaaaaaattttgattcataaaaattaatttttttatattttaagctaaaaaaataatttaattttaatttatttaatttaatttattttattttaaattttaattttttattttaaaaaaaattattaaaacgtCTAAGATAAtagaaacgaagaaaaaattttttaataataaaataaataaaaaatatttaattaatttaattaaattattaaaatgaattaaattttttaattttttcttataaatttttaatgaaagaaattcttaaaaaaaattaaaaaatatgattttttttttaaattttttacaaaatatattttttcttaattttatcaattctctataaaaaataattttattaaaaatttgctaaatttttttttaattattttttttctaattcatctatttcatttttttacaaaaaaaaaaaaataaataaattctttaactttaatttatattttttgaaccaattcactttatctttaaaacaaaagtaCATCTgctactgaattttttaacccatattaaatcttttcaatgcaaaaaattaattttaatcgataatttcaattaacgaCGAAACTGACCTCTTTCAACTTAAATTaccaaaatattatataaaaaataataaaaaatcacgttATTACTTAATTATTGCACGTCTTCAAGCTACTTACcgaaaataaacaattcaaaaattcacaacgatcgattaaaaaaaaatcttgtgtcCTTGCCTATCCGGTTTTATGAACTTTATTTCACGATCATTACACGAGAGcacattaaacattttattacgcCGCGTCGTTTTGCGTACAGACGACACATTTCTCTGTCTTGTCTGAATAACTGGTTCAGTTGTGCCGCCGCAAAGTGCCGGAGATtgtaatttacaattttttgctgctgctactTTGTCGTGACGAAAACAAGGAAAAGAAAATCGAAAACCGGAACAAGTTGTTGGGTACAAAGAACATCTTCCGGAATTTTCATTGCAAACCGccgttcatcattttttttttcacgccgCACAAAGACCATGATTTTCACATTAagccaaaaaacaaaaattcaacaaaaaaaatgtgaaaggaTGATCCTTGTGCGATTCACAAAACGACATCGATGACATTGTCTCCatcatgcgaaaaaaaagagataaaaaaagtgatgaaaaaacTGGAAGCAATTGCCCATGCAAAGATAATGGtggattaaataaataattcaatcatGTCCAATGCTTTTAACCATGCCATCAAAAATTCACAGCGTTGTATCTCGCATCGATTCTCGCATATATTTGCCTCTGACTTAAAGCCTCTGAAATcaattgttgtaaaatttgtcCAATTCGGTTTTATTTGTGTGTCGTATATGGACCTTTGGCTTTTTCGCATTTTCCGTCAAAAAATCTCTGTACGAAACGTACGgatgaataaataaagaacAAATCAACTTTCACGGTTTTATCGGGATGCGCGGCAGGGAGCATGCGTCGCAAATGGGAAACGCCCTCCAAAGGATTTCCCTTTTGCGATGTTATCGGGTCATGGATGctgtcaagttttttttctatttgttttatttgttagtcgagtttttgctctttttgtgattttatcacttttttgttgatttttctcgatgaaatggtaaaaaattgtttttcttcgttttagaAAAATCCTTCGCtcgtttataaaaatatagaaaaaaaatatttttaggttgatacaataattaaaaatgtagaaatattcaaatatttatagaaatattATAGAAATAGAAATAgaatagaaatatttaaatgtttaaatatcaaataatttcaaataaaaaattttcattgaatttctactttttttacttaaaaaaaaattgaattaaaattaatattaatttaaataattatttctattaattatttttttgcttgatcaatttaaaaatttaagtcgtaaaaatgtttttttaaatttcgtaaaaaaaaatttttaatttatttaaaaaaaatatcagacatgaacaatttaaaaatattttatttatttattttttttttaaatttaaaaaaatgatttttttttattttattttttataaagaaaatttgattttatttttattttttttttttttgtaaaaaattaaaaaaatgatttttttttattttatttatttataaagaaaatttgatttgattttattttttatttttttgaaaaattaagaaatatataattaatttatttattttaatttattaaatataaatttttaaaaaaattaaataaaaaattattaaattttaataataaataaaatttattaaatttatttataacttttttttttaattttatttattttttttattaaaatttcatatttttttatttatttttttttatttaatttgtttaagaattcataattaaaataataattatttttaatttttcataaaaaaaataattaaaatcaaatttatttttattttagaaatttaatatttttgggagaatttttcaaaaaaaataataaaaaataaggaaggatgttatcgaaaacatttttgacaattgtTCTAACCTAAATAGCTAAAAAAAGCCAAGAGAACGTTAAATGAATGCTAATTACCGGACTATTGTTGGAGATTTATCTCCTttatctaataataaaatgaatgtcGTCGTCTCATGCCACACCTAATTAACGACGGATATGAGTAAAAGTTACGCAACCAATCACTTTTCAAACGACTTCAAAATGACATCAAAGTaacctttgaatttttaaaattttcacagaaaaattaacgaatttcATTCCTTTTCGAGAGTTCATTCAATAAACATCtttccttaaattaaaaaaaaaaataaaaaaaaatctaaattttcaaattaaattaaatttttagtttttcatcaattaaaacaaacaaaatgtgTGATCCATGTTGCTTTCCCTGTGATCCCTGCTGTGCTCCTTGCTGTGAGCCAATTTGTCCTCCGTGTGGTCCATGTTGCCCTCCAAAGAGCTGTAAAGACTTCGAGTTACGCGGCGGAGTTTTATACTCGAAATGCGATTGTGTGAAACGAAATGGACTTCAATACGATTGTCCTCGAGCCATGTGTCAAGGTCAACCGTGTTGTTTAACGCTCCCCAATCCGAGTTGCTGCCCATCGAAATTCATGTCTCGTTTTGACGGAGTTACTTTTGGAAAGCCAAGTAATCCTCCAGCTCCGAAATCTTGTTCAATTAGgcaagttttgatttttcgaaaaattttgaaaaatttttatgaaatttttcttttcagagtTTCATGCCCAAAACCTTCATGCAATCCATGTTGCCCTCCCATGGGATGTAGCCCGTGCTGCGATCCTTGTGAAGAATATTGCATTGGACCATGCGGACCAACAACTGATTGCGCTCCATGTTATCCAAGTTGTTAAAAAGCTGTCTGTCACACTTTTTGTCATCAGTTGGgtaataaagagaaaaaacaataccaacttattattattattaatacatatttttgtaacgagtttatttgtactaaaaatgcaATGAAATTGCTTAGCTTTACTCTACAAACCTGAAAACCAAAGCACGTGTCCGATTTTCTTGTATaacaaaatgcaataaattcgatttttttttcgtgttatcTAATCGAATGTTTTCTAGCGAGAAATGGCAGTAGTCGGGCAGTAGGCTAAACAAAGGTAATGAATGAACCGCAATTGAATAAAGTAAATAGAGTAACGTGTTAATTGGAGGAATTTACGTGACTCGGGTGAGCGTTTTGGGGTAATCGTGTGTGTAACAAATTGCTTCtgcagttaaaattttaccctTGGGTGATGTTTTTATGggtttatttgttgtttttgtaccaatatggatttttaattcattcagaattttaaaaaatcctttgtgAGAgacatatttgtaaaaaaaaaacccataGACGTCAAATATTCAATAGTTTCTTGAGCTTTCAAGTTGCAACCGACGACAGGTATTTGTGACGAAGCAACttaccaaataatttttcattcttgcTTCAATTACTTTTCAACTTTGTCTCTCacattgtattttattttattttattttacatgttTAAATGAATTCGTCTTTGTGAAGACATTACATTCAttctttttattcaacttttagtttttttttcatttcgcaaatttgaaaaaaatttgcaattttctttttcctcgaaagttccgaaattttaagcaattctTCCATGAAGGTATCATCtcctttgtttgaatttccatcattaatttcaattatgtcATCTTCCAGAATATTTTTCCGTCATTTTGTTGCGATTTCTCAGCTGCATTTTAATAGGTGTTCTTTGTAggctcattttaataaattcgttAGACAAAATGTTTAGCTTTACTTTTGAATTTAGAATGGAGTTAATAACTTATAAAAAgtgcttaaatttattttttaaattaaattttcattagcagaaaaaatttaactatatTCCTTTCAACGCctcaaaattgtaataaattgcATACTGTAACTGCGATCAATTTGTTAAACTTCGATCTCCATGCTTCTCCTTCAAATTCTTCGAAAAGCTCGGATTAAAGCTCTTAACTTTAATCCGAAGAATAGAAATCCGTTCTGCGAATTGTCCCCTtctaacttgaaaaattaattaattaagtttcctTCTTGTTCTTCCTTAACCTTCATTAAATTGACTCTTAGTTTATTGATTACATAACTATCAAACTTACCTCAAAAGTTGACTTTAACTAATTTCTGACTTTACTTGTTCATTTGAATCTTCCTGATATTCACTtcctaaaaattcttcataagCATGATCtccaaaaactaatttttctcgtttacCGAGTTCATTCTCATTCTCCTTCTAAACGAGTCTTTGATTGAATAACAAACAAATCTAACCCCACTTTTACGTATACAAATCGCAATCTGCATGCTCCCTTAGCCGATCGACTCGAGTCAAGTAATTCCATTGTACGTTcgttaatatttaaaagttacttacaaaaaaaaagttaaatgagCATATCGTACGTGGGGCTGTTGCTGTATAGTACGAACAATGCATGTTATTTGTGTTTACTATAGCAGAAGTAGAATTAAAAAGGGGCAGCCAAGGTTTTCTTTCACCTCGTCATATAAAAGTCAATGAGTGTGGCGTTACAAAGCACAGTACCTTTTCATTCGTTGAGAAGTCaagaagaacatttttttttcaaattaattcagcttaatttaaaaattatactttagTGTCAAAGGCTTTTGCATAGCAGTTTagacatattttaattttttacctgaaatctttaagaaaaatgtttcgatTGGTAAGTTAGTGAGAAATACTTacgtgaaaaaattctaattaaataaaaatagatctTAGCTTCCGCATTGGTCGCCATTGTTGCGGCACAATCTTACCATGGAGATCCACGTACCGCTGCGATCATCAGTGAACAAAGATACTTGAGCGGCGATGGAAAATTCGGTGCTGCCTATACACAGGAAGATGGCACGAATTTCAAAGAGGAGACTGATGCTGATGGTACACGTCGCGGTTCATACTCGTACGTTGATCCATCAGGACAAAAGAGAACCATCTCCTACACTGCTGGCAAAAATGGGTAAGTTTCCGCtctatttcgaaaaaaaatcgtgaaagaAAACGCCTAATCATGATATTTATCGTTCTGTTAAATAATAAGACTCGATggtaatatttttgtgttatgtGATCAAAGAATGTTCAGTCGAGTGGAAAGATTCCTATAACGAACTAAACTAAACAAGTAATGAACATTTAATTTGCCATATTTTGCGCATTTGCACCAGAAAATTGTTGAAGCGAGACCTTCGTAAACGTTACCACgccaattattaaattatattcaaatcacgataaaataattatttcttgaaaagttaaagaaaaaatgtgtcaatgaacttaccttttttttcatttcagattCGTTGCTTCAGGTAACGATATCCCCGTTGCTCCTGCTCCTCCTCCACACGCTGCTCCCGTTCCAGCTTATCAACCTGATGCTCGTTACAATCCAGCTCCCGTTGCTCCCGCTCCAGCTGCTCGTAGCTACTTGAGCGACGATGACTTCATCCATAGCGGCCAATACGACGAACGTTTCAACGATCCCAACTTTGCTCCCAACAAGAATTCCGCTCCTGCCTATAACCAACATTACACTGCTCCTGCTCCCGTTCAACAAGCTCCTGCTTACCATGCTCCCGCTCCAAAACCCGTTCAACAAACTTACCAACCTCAGCAACCTTATTTCCCTCCTCAACAGCAATATACCACGGAACAACCTCACAGATTCCAACCTCCGGGCAAACTCTCGTTGAACCGTACTCCCGACGGTTTCAGCTACCAATTCAACAAAGCCTAAGAagttgtttttgattttttttatacctttttGAGGAAGTGTGTTATTTTCTATACGAAATAAGTGTTAATAATTAAGAGTGtgagacttaaaaaaaaacttttaaaaaattgatgtgtGCCAATTCTGTACctttatacaaatatttaccCTTGACGACAATTAAGCAGCAGCAAACCCCTTTTTTCAACAACAGAACATACATCAtcagtaattaattaatttgtgatacatgaaaaaatactcaaaagcAGCAAAAACTTCCTGGatgattgattgattgattggTCAACAAAATTAGgccttttataaatatttggttaaaaaaaaagaaacaaaaaaaaatgagttaattAGTAATAAATGCAATGAAAAATGTCACGAACttgattctttttttgtcaattaatcTGCagcaattcaattttatggcATTCCAATCAGGAAGTATTTAACGATTGTCTAGTCGTCGagaatttattcattcatttaatttctttgtgTGAGCAATGAAccagtttttaataatcagtttcattttataataaaaacattatttcgCATACAATGCAACGAGCTATAACGGACAATATCGCGGAGAATAACAGATACATGTCACACAGTTATAATAAATTGCATGGTATCACTTACACTTTCGCATGTACGCAGCAACGGGCGCACTTGCAGATGAATTTGCTTTGTGTgtaagaagaaatatttttaataaaagcaaCGAAACCAGTTTTGACCATATGCGAGGCATGAGGTTGGcgtttcaggaaaaaaaaaataaagccaaATAGACAAAGAAATGGTGCAATTTATGGGGAGTAGAGTAGAGTAGATTAGATGATTATAATGCTGAAATGTGTTTCAGATGGAAAAATAATGCGATTTTAGACGTATTGATGTCTGTCTGTGAAGAAAATACTCCAAATTTAAGCTGAAggtatgaaaatataaaattaaaaaaaaacttttaaaggtaagttctataaaaattttttaaagtaaaaatttttcaatattaatacaaaataatttttaggatcATATAGAAAATtcgacaaaagaaaatttgcgaacaagaattttcaatattatgaACCATTGGCTACAATatagtttgaaaaataataggaTGGCAAAAGTcacttacaaaaattgttaagtatAAAGATTCCTTTGAATAGCcgaaattaaagaaagaatGCAAATAATGAAGTTCTTTGTGAATCTTACTAAAAGAAGTTGCCAATCTAATGAGAGGACAATCCAAAACGAATATACTGCTCAAAAAATAGATATTGAAAAGAGGTTCGACACATACCATTTCatgaaaacaaatgaaaaccGATTCAAAGTAAAGTCAGAAGCAGATATGGAAgtattaaaacgaaaaaaactaaagaagaaATCAGAAGACAAGCTCCAAATTAAAGGTTCAGCAAAGAGAAGTtcttatacaaaaattcatagagaaaaaagcaaaccaagcaaaaattgatATGCAATTTCACAGTTGccaaagtaagaaaatgtaaaagttcttgatcgaaaaaatatttttcagtaaaaagtATCAGTTTGCCAAtgaaaaatggttaaaatttaataatttataaagtcAAATCAAAtctttcaaagatttttttcaaggtttcCTCTTAAACTACTGTAGGTACAAtatatttgaagattttcaagttttttacttgatttttttttacttttactttaatttttcaaatcaatgaaaaatgcGCTTAAATCGTTAGTTACTTCAATTAACGAAAACTTTCTACAATATTAGACAGGTTTAGTTGTGGTCTAGTTAccgttttaataataattgtgtaAGTGACAGTTTGCCTTAGAGGCGGCATTGTTGAAGGTAAGTCAGAAATGTGATGAAATGTAGGGCCTTATAATTACAACGTAGGTCATGTTTTGTTAGTTCGAAAACTTCGCAATCaagtactttttaattaaattttattccatttcattcatcattacgtaatattaataataacataaaagtaacaataaaatactaataaataaatgagaatcaacaatttttaaacgcAAGCAagtatttttctaacaaaaatgtCTCTAAAGTAGATAAATAAAGTCCTAAATAAGCTTTGTGGTGGTTGTTTTTCCATGTTTGTGTCATGgtaatgtcttttttttcgtgtgtgtcgTTTTGTGATGATGTGTGAaatagaagagaaaaatttttaacacttggggcaatgatttttttttgtacacttTTCCTCTTATCTAAATAGCGTCTCTTAGTTTAGTTGTTAAAGTTAAACACTCTTACGGGAGATGGGCCTGAATTGAAAGGGCGTCTTGGTCTTCTTCGTGGTCCTCCAGGCCCTTGAGGACCTCCTCGAGCTCCATCGGGAGAAGCTTTCACTGGATTCAATTTGGTAGCGGCTCCGTTAGCTCTTCCGCGTGCTCGTTGCGATTTCCGCAAATGCGTAAGAGCTTCACGAACCGCTTGTTCAAGCTTCTCATCTTCAGACGCTGCGATAAAATCAGTCAAACGTGAACTTTGAGGGGTTTTCTCGAAATATTTACCATTGCTGAAACTACTCGATGCGGCTCCTTGTAAATTTCCATAAGTTTGCTTCCATTTTGTGGGTTTTGTTGATTTATAGTTGTACGATGGAGGCGTCGTTGTCTTTGTAACTGCCTTAGCTTTGCCATAAGGAACTACTTCGCCAAAGTTAAAAGTTGATGTACTACTTGTTGCACTTCCGCCTGGCTTTGGTTTCGCATAAGACTCAAGTTCATCCAATTGTCGCTCGTGTTCGATTTGAATGTCCTTGATGTTGTAATCCCGCAAGTATTCGGCAGTTTTGCGATTTTTCTTACCAATTTTGGGGCCCTTGACAACCTCGATGTTCGATCCCAAGCCAAAGGGAATCTTATCTTCTGGTAAAATGAAAGCATTATCAAAATCAGCGATATATTTGGTGccttttgttttggatttttcgcCGAAACTTTGTTTGTAGTTATCCTCACCCCGTAGAATGTTTTTGACATCCGAGATCAGAGGTTTGGGAGATGGCGTGGTAGGGGGCGCTGTACGTAAGTTAGGGTTCGTCACAGACTTGATATACTCATCTAAGCTGTAGCCTTGGTAGTTTGGTTTACGATAGGGGGCAGCATCGTCAAATACTTGCCCACGATGTCCTTGTCCTTGAGTATTTTCGTTAGGCTCTTCTTGAACTGAGTATCCAGCTGATACGGGAAAACTTTTTGTCTCATGTTCCTTAATTTCTCCAATTGGAATTTGTTCGGCGCCACGAATCTCTTTTCCCTTATGACGAGCGAATCGACGAGGTTCAGGTTCcttcaaggaaaaaatgaaaatttaaactcaaagcttcaagaaaagttttcaaaccTTACCTCACTATCATCAGCTCTCACTTTGGTCGGATAAAGCCTACTTGAAACAGATAACGTATCATCGAACAACCTTCCTCGAACATCTCGTGACTCATATGCTCTCGTAAAACTGGATGTCGTTAC is part of the Culicoides brevitarsis isolate CSIRO-B50_1 chromosome 3, AGI_CSIRO_Cbre_v1, whole genome shotgun sequence genome and harbors:
- the LOC134833889 gene encoding keratin-associated protein 4-6-like, whose translation is MCDPCCFPCDPCCAPCCEPICPPCGPCCPPKSCKDFELRGGVLYSKCDCVKRNGLQYDCPRAMCQGQPCCLTLPNPSCCPSKFMSRFDGVTFGKPSNPPAPKSCSIRVSCPKPSCNPCCPPMGCSPCCDPCEEYCIGPCGPTTDCAPCYPSC
- the LOC134835015 gene encoding pupal cuticle protein Edg-78E, coding for MFRLILASALVAIVAAQSYHGDPRTAAIISEQRYLSGDGKFGAAYTQEDGTNFKEETDADGTRRGSYSYVDPSGQKRTISYTAGKNGFVASGNDIPVAPAPPPHAAPVPAYQPDARYNPAPVAPAPAARSYLSDDDFIHSGQYDERFNDPNFAPNKNSAPAYNQHYTAPAPVQQAPAYHAPAPKPVQQTYQPQQPYFPPQQQYTTEQPHRFQPPGKLSLNRTPDGFSYQFNKA